DNA from Lentilitoribacter sp. Alg239-R112:
TGAACATGCACCTGAGAAAAAAAATTGTCGAACTAGCAAAAACCCATTTGAACCTGTTGGTGATACCAGCTCAACCGGCGAACAAGATTTGCCAGATGATGATCGCACTGGCGAAGCTAGTCAATCAGGAAATGGCAAATTAATCTCATCAAAATTTGCCAATATTGAGAAAACTGACCTTCGCGAGTTTATGAAACCTAAAGACTTAATTCACGCAGAGAAAGTAGCTGAAGATTTGGCAAAAGCGATGCGCTACCGCCGATCACGTCGCCGTTGCGCCGCGCAAAAAGGTGCTGACCTCGATCTGCGTAAAATCATCCGAAGAAGCGTGTCCACAGGAGGCGAACCCTTATGGTTGCTAAAACGTAACAAACCCAGTCGGCCTCAACATATTGTCGCGCTTCTAGACGTTTCCGGTTCCATGACTGTTTATTCCCGTGTGTTTCTGGCTTTTCTGAAGGGGCTAATGAGTGCCGATCAAAACACGGACGCATATCTATTTCATACTCAACTCGTTCGAATTTCATACGCTTTACGTGATGGAGATACATTCCGCGCAATTAACCGGCTGTCTATGATGGCTCAAGGCTTTGGCGGCGGCACCAAGATTGGCATAAATCTGCGTAGATTTAACGAACAATATGCTGCAAATCAGGTCAATGGGAGATCTGTCGTGATCATTTTATCCGATGGGTATGACACCGACCCGCCCAATATAATTTCTGAACAACTAAAGCGGTTAAAAAAGCGTGGTTGCAAAATCATATGGCTTAACCCGCTTAAGGGTTGGAAAGATTACGAACCCATAGCTAAAGGCATGGCAGCAGCTTTACCTTATCTCGATCTTTTTGCCGCAGCCACGACACTCAATGATTTGGCCGCTCTTGAACCTGAATTGGAGAGAATATGACAATGGTGAAAAATGCGCCAACCGATATTCTTGATGTCATATCGGAACTGAAGTCAAAAGGTGAAGCTTTTGCCATGGCAACAGTTGTTAGAACTGTTTCAGTCACATCTGCCAAGGCCGGCGCAAAAGCAATTATTATGGGTGATGGCACCATCTCAGAAGGTTGGATCGGCGGAGGTTGCGCACGTTCTGCGGTATTAAAGGCAGCGCGCGAAGCCTTAGATGATGGAAACCCAAGACTAGTTTCAGTGCAACCGGAAGACCTTCTCTCCGAACAAGGAATTACATCTGGTGAAATTAAGGATGGTGTAAAGTTTGCAACCAATATGTGTCCAAGCGAAGGCTCGATGGATATCTTTGTTGAGGCTGTTCGCCCTAAGCCTGAACTTGTGATTTTTGGTGCAAGCCCCGTCGCCATAGCGCTAGCTCAACTTGCAAAGCCAATGGGCTACACATGCACAGTCTGCACGAAACAAGCTGATCACCATGCATTCACAAATGTCGACCGCCATATTGAAGGGTTCGAACTTCCAGAACGTAAAGGTCAAAGATTTATTGTTGTCTCAACTCAAGGAAGTGGGGACGAGGCAGCACTCAAATCCGCCTTATCTGGCCCTGCTGAATTTATATCCTTTGTCGGAAGCCGCAAGAAAGCTGCGCGTTTAGGCGAAAAATTAATCAGTGCTGGTATGTCACAAGACACCTTCGCTCAGTTAAAGGCACCTGCGGGGTTGGATATAAAAGCAGTCACTCCCGAAGAGATCGCCCTTTCCATTATTGCTGAAATCATAATGAAAAAACGCGCCACTTCGGCCAAGCGTGTTCCTTTGCCGGGAACGAGTGCGATTGTAGATGCGGAAAAACCTGAACCTAAAAACTTTATATCGTTCGTAACTGACAAATTTACAAATCAGAAGACTAATCCCAATCATGAAACGGAGGACCAACCTGAGCAGGAAGAAATTAACGCCTTCTTGCTGATGCGTGGCCCATGTTGTTAGAGGAATAAAATGGAACTTCAAGACGAAATTTTTATCAATGCACCCCGAGATGTAGTGTATGCAGCACTGAACGATCCAGAGATTTTAAAGCAATGCATTCCTGGCTGCGAAGAACTTGTAAAGGAATCTGATACCGAACTTACAGCTAAAGTCGTGTTAAAGGTAGGGCCAGTTAAAGCCAAGTTCAGCGGCGAAGTAAACCTTGATGGTAGCGGCGCGCCAGACACATTTTCCCTTGTTGGAAAAGGCAATGGCGGGGTAGCAGGCTATGCAAAAGGTGGGGCCGATGTAGAGTTGGTGGAACAAGACGACGGCACGATGTTAAAATACATGGCCAAAGCAGAAATTGGTGGTAAATTAGCTCAACTGGGCAGTCGGCTCGTCTCCAGCACAGCAAAAAAACTATCTAAAAACTTCTTTGATAACTTTGAGAAAGTAGTTTGCGGTGATCCAGAAGATGACCAAGATGAAAAGAAAGGCTTTTGGGGTAAATTAGTTAGCTCTTAAAACAAACAATATTCTCTTACGGTCAAGCAACATATGATTTACGTATCAGATATAGATCCGCTCAAAGCACTATCGAGTGCCGACGAACCGGGAACCCTAGCGATCATTACCAGTATCGAAGGGCCATCGTATCGGCCTTTGGGTGCAATGATGGCCATCTTGGCTGATGATTCAAATGTCGGCACCCTGTCATCAGGGTGTATCGAATCTGATCTTCTACATCACGCTGAGCAAGCTAAATCTAAAGGAGAGCCAATAACAGTTCGATATGGCAACGGCTCACCATTCATCGATATTCAACTGCCATGCGGGGGAACATTAGAGATCACATTAATCTACGCGCCAGATCAGGCAATCTTGCGCCAGGTTATAACAAAAACACGTAACCGCTCCGCCACCACATTACAAATCAACTGCGACACTGGAAGTTTGTCATTTTCAGATAAAACCAAAACAGAGAGAAATGGAGAATTTTTCCACGCCCGCATCATACCTGAATTACGATTTTTAGTATTCGGCAAGGGACCGGAAGCACTTACATTCACGTCCCTTGTCCGAACCGCGTCATTCGACAGTCTGTTATTATCACCAGACAGGCAGATGATTGAATACGCAAACAATATTGGCTGCGGTACATTCTATCTCACTAAACCTGAGTTTCCTAAATCTGTTGAGATAGATGAATGGACCGCAATTTTGCTGTTTTTCCACGACCATGACTGGGAACCCCCAATCCTGAAAAACATTCTTTCTTCACCAGCATTTTACATTGGCGCACAAGGAAGTAAGCGAGCAAGACAAACATTATTGAACGAACTAACCTTACAAGGGTCCTCGAGTAAAGAGTTGGCAAATTTACAAGGTCCCATTGGACTTATTCCGTCCACACGAGACTCCAGAACACTAGCAATATCAGTTTTAGCCGAAGTCTTATTGAAAGCTTCCGTCTTCAAACCAAGTTAAGTTTAATAAAGGAGGTGTCTATCAAGAAAAAAACATCCCCATCGTTCCATCAAAACAGATAAATGCAACCTTGGTCTATTGTCCAATCTTACTGAAAAAGTTCCATGCGATTTTGCTTTGCGCAGTGTGCAATGTTGGCTCTGTATAAATGACCAATTTTAAATCGACTTGCCAATCATCCTCACCAATTACGATTAACTCTTTTCTAGCAATCTCTGACTTAATCGCAGCCTCTGATAGCCATGCAATACCGGCCCCTTGCAGACACAAGCTTTTAAGAGATTCAGAAAATGCATCTGTGTGGCGAACAAATAAGTTTGGCTGTTTAGTATCAATCAATTTATCAACTATGAGCCCCAAAAATGATCCCGTAGAGTAACATAGATATGGCAGAGGTTTTTTTTCAGCTTCCACAAATGACGGATACAAACTTGCAGATAGGACTGGAACCAGACGGTCTGCACCTATCTCTATGAATTGAAAACGCTCTTCATCAAGCGTTAGTGCAACATCTGGAG
Protein-coding regions in this window:
- a CDS encoding VWA domain-containing protein, coding for MPVTQFPERVHNIAERMTDFMAHLRFNGINVGVAETEAGLLALRHINLANIHETRLALKSICANNADRFAKFDDLFKAYWMNKGRTHDRDRQTEHAPEKKNCRTSKNPFEPVGDTSSTGEQDLPDDDRTGEASQSGNGKLISSKFANIEKTDLREFMKPKDLIHAEKVAEDLAKAMRYRRSRRRCAAQKGADLDLRKIIRRSVSTGGEPLWLLKRNKPSRPQHIVALLDVSGSMTVYSRVFLAFLKGLMSADQNTDAYLFHTQLVRISYALRDGDTFRAINRLSMMAQGFGGGTKIGINLRRFNEQYAANQVNGRSVVIILSDGYDTDPPNIISEQLKRLKKRGCKIIWLNPLKGWKDYEPIAKGMAAALPYLDLFAAATTLNDLAALEPELERI
- a CDS encoding carbon monoxide dehydrogenase subunit G encodes the protein MELQDEIFINAPRDVVYAALNDPEILKQCIPGCEELVKESDTELTAKVVLKVGPVKAKFSGEVNLDGSGAPDTFSLVGKGNGGVAGYAKGGADVELVEQDDGTMLKYMAKAEIGGKLAQLGSRLVSSTAKKLSKNFFDNFEKVVCGDPEDDQDEKKGFWGKLVSS
- a CDS encoding XdhC family protein; amino-acid sequence: MIYVSDIDPLKALSSADEPGTLAIITSIEGPSYRPLGAMMAILADDSNVGTLSSGCIESDLLHHAEQAKSKGEPITVRYGNGSPFIDIQLPCGGTLEITLIYAPDQAILRQVITKTRNRSATTLQINCDTGSLSFSDKTKTERNGEFFHARIIPELRFLVFGKGPEALTFTSLVRTASFDSLLLSPDRQMIEYANNIGCGTFYLTKPEFPKSVEIDEWTAILLFFHDHDWEPPILKNILSSPAFYIGAQGSKRARQTLLNELTLQGSSSKELANLQGPIGLIPSTRDSRTLAISVLAEVLLKASVFKPS
- a CDS encoding LysR substrate-binding domain-containing protein, producing the protein MDTKWLEDFVSFAHHLNFTKAANERNITQSAFSRRIRSLELWVGADLVDRRSFPALLSRAGKEFLPIAKELLQNLQRGREEVRQTIGIELDTLRFAAPHSISIHNLMPLLSELGHIIPNLKTRVTSDNLYNCCDHLSEQNSDFLVCYRSPDVALTLDEERFQFIEIGADRLVPVLSASLYPSFVEAEKKPLPYLCYSTGSFLGLIVDKLIDTKQPNLFVRHTDAFSESLKSLCLQGAGIAWLSEAAIKSEIARKELIVIGEDDWQVDLKLVIYTEPTLHTAQSKIAWNFFSKIGQ